The proteins below are encoded in one region of Neisseria bacilliformis:
- the truB gene encoding tRNA pseudouridine(55) synthase TruB — protein sequence MTAQPAKRPVHGVLLLDKPAGLSSNAALQKARRLYCAEKAGHTGVLDPLATGLLPVCFGEAAKFAQYLLDADKAYTATLKLGEASSTGDAEGEIVATGRADISEAEFQTACAALTGSIRQVPPMFSALKHEGKPLYEYARKGIVIERKARDITIYSIATERFAAPEAMIHVRCSKGTYIRTLSEDIAKHIGTYAHLTALRRTETAGFTIAQSHTLEDLAALDEAQRDALLLPCDVLVRHLPKLVLNDTAVEMLRCGQRPQFSEDFRADSPIRVYSRAGRFIGLVTYQKDIGRLKALRLMNTAQAA from the coding sequence ATGACCGCCCAACCCGCCAAACGCCCCGTTCACGGCGTGCTTCTGCTCGACAAACCCGCCGGCCTTTCCAGCAACGCCGCCCTGCAAAAAGCCCGCCGTCTCTACTGCGCCGAAAAAGCCGGGCACACCGGCGTGCTCGACCCGCTGGCCACAGGGCTTCTGCCCGTGTGTTTCGGCGAGGCCGCCAAGTTCGCCCAATACCTGCTCGATGCCGACAAAGCCTACACCGCCACGCTGAAACTGGGCGAGGCCAGCAGCACCGGCGATGCCGAAGGCGAAATCGTCGCCACCGGCCGCGCCGACATCAGCGAGGCCGAATTTCAGACGGCCTGCGCCGCGCTCACAGGCAGCATCCGCCAAGTGCCGCCCATGTTTTCCGCACTCAAACACGAGGGCAAACCGCTGTACGAATACGCCCGCAAAGGCATCGTCATCGAACGCAAAGCGCGCGACATCACCATTTATTCCATAGCAACCGAACGCTTCGCCGCGCCCGAAGCCATGATACACGTGCGTTGCAGCAAAGGCACCTACATCCGCACCCTCAGCGAAGACATCGCCAAACACATCGGCACCTACGCCCACCTCACCGCCCTGCGCCGCACCGAAACCGCCGGTTTCACCATCGCCCAAAGCCACACGCTCGAAGATTTGGCCGCGCTCGATGAAGCCCAACGCGACGCGCTGCTGCTGCCCTGCGACGTTCTGGTGCGGCACCTGCCCAAGCTGGTGTTAAACGACACCGCCGTGGAAATGCTGCGCTGCGGCCAGCGTCCGCAGTTTTCAGAAGACTTCCGCGCCGACAGCCCCATCCGCGTATACAGCCGCGCCGGCCGCTTTATCGGACTGGTTACTTATCAGAAAGACATAGGCCGTCTGAAAGCCCTGCGGCTGATGAACACCGCGCAGGCGGCATAA
- a CDS encoding DUF1804 family protein, with protein sequence MHHETTRQALRNAYINGANMETAAADCGICLRTAYAWKAEAKAAGDDWNRLRAVYTLSNVEATAQGVLRRMMGQYDKAALDLEADPDLPAVKRAEVLATLADALAKTVAANKRLMPETSDLAAAVRALGLLTAFTVERYPQHAAALAEIIEPFGEVLEKAV encoded by the coding sequence ATGCATCACGAAACGACACGCCAAGCCCTGCGCAACGCCTACATCAACGGCGCAAACATGGAAACGGCGGCGGCAGACTGCGGGATATGCCTGCGAACCGCCTACGCATGGAAGGCCGAGGCCAAGGCCGCAGGCGACGACTGGAACAGACTACGGGCGGTGTACACGCTGTCAAACGTGGAGGCGACGGCGCAGGGCGTGCTGCGCCGCATGATGGGGCAGTATGACAAGGCGGCGTTGGATTTGGAGGCCGACCCCGATTTGCCCGCCGTCAAGCGTGCCGAAGTGCTGGCGACGCTGGCCGACGCGTTGGCGAAAACCGTCGCCGCCAACAAGCGGCTGATGCCGGAAACCTCGGATTTGGCGGCGGCAGTGCGCGCGCTGGGCTTGCTGACGGCCTTTACGGTGGAACGTTATCCGCAGCACGCCGCCGCGCTGGCCGAAATCATCGAGCCTTTCGGCGAAGTGCTGGAAAAGGCCGTCTGA
- a CDS encoding TetR/AcrR family transcriptional regulator, with product MSKETRSNTYNRILDAALKLFNEESERATTTNHIAAHLAISPGNLYYHFRNKDEIILQLHRRYSGSMMAWIREADAPQSLADVAAYLNGIFAIMWDYRFLFSDTNALLSRNAELLGDYNEFTRAKASPLVLHYLEHLAAIGILCADKEDLQNLALNMWIITKYWFDLHGSLRRSGKLPEDTKRLGVLRNLSLLKPYIHPNHRADFAAICADLKA from the coding sequence ATGAGCAAAGAAACCCGCAGCAACACCTACAACCGCATACTCGACGCCGCGCTCAAACTCTTCAACGAAGAGAGCGAGCGCGCCACCACCACCAACCACATTGCCGCCCATCTCGCCATCAGCCCCGGCAACCTCTACTACCACTTCCGCAACAAAGACGAAATCATCCTGCAACTGCACCGCCGTTACAGCGGCAGCATGATGGCTTGGATACGCGAAGCCGACGCCCCGCAAAGCCTCGCCGACGTGGCCGCCTACCTCAACGGCATCTTCGCCATCATGTGGGACTACCGCTTCCTGTTCAGCGACACCAACGCCCTGCTCTCGCGCAACGCCGAACTCTTGGGCGACTACAACGAATTCACCCGCGCCAAAGCCTCGCCGCTGGTGCTGCACTACCTCGAACACCTCGCCGCCATCGGCATCCTGTGCGCCGACAAAGAAGACCTGCAAAACCTCGCCCTCAATATGTGGATCATCACCAAATACTGGTTCGACCTGCACGGCTCGCTGCGGCGCAGCGGCAAACTGCCCGAAGACACCAAACGCCTCGGCGTGCTGCGCAACCTCAGCCTGCTCAAACCCTACATCCACCCGAATCACCGCGCCGACTTCGCGGCCATCTGCGCCGACTTGAAGGCGTAA
- the rbfA gene encoding 30S ribosome-binding factor RbfA, with protein sequence MNKTRRGYARQDRVKEQIMRELAEMVRTGLKDPRAGFITINEVDVSRDYSHATIYYTVLDDSTRDITEAALEHAKGHLRSELAKRIKLFKTPELHFKYDQSLERGMSISHLIEQVAAEKPVEG encoded by the coding sequence ATGAACAAAACCCGCAGGGGCTATGCCCGCCAAGACCGTGTCAAAGAACAAATCATGCGCGAGCTGGCCGAAATGGTGCGCACCGGCCTGAAAGACCCGCGCGCCGGTTTCATCACCATCAACGAAGTGGACGTAAGCCGCGATTACAGCCACGCCACCATTTATTACACCGTGCTCGACGACAGCACCCGCGACATTACCGAAGCAGCCCTCGAACATGCCAAGGGCCACCTGCGCAGCGAGCTGGCCAAACGCATCAAGCTCTTCAAAACGCCCGAACTGCATTTCAAATACGACCAATCGCTCGAACGCGGCATGAGCATTTCCCACCTGATCGAACAGGTTGCCGCCGAAAAACCCGTGGAAGGCTGA
- a CDS encoding primase-helicase zinc-binding domain-containing protein produces the protein MKPYIAVVTIPNPRPVAGEAYTECYAPIGEFPTREEAEAACDIYAARHPVIKRHISQTLPPFFFRGASPRRHPDRGRRMNRPDLSDLKAAAQGRWPAIHAALGIPADLLDKRRHRPCPHCGGKDRYRYTDYQDGGGYICNQCTPEGGSGFDLLMLVYGWTFAEAAR, from the coding sequence ATGAAACCCTATATCGCCGTTGTAACCATCCCCAACCCCCGCCCCGTGGCCGGAGAAGCCTACACAGAGTGCTACGCCCCCATCGGCGAGTTTCCCACCCGCGAAGAAGCGGAAGCCGCCTGCGACATCTACGCCGCCCGCCATCCCGTTATCAAACGGCACATCAGCCAAACCCTGCCGCCCTTCTTCTTTCGCGGCGCAAGCCCCCGACGCCATCCTGATAGGGGCCGCCGAATGAACCGCCCCGACTTATCCGACCTCAAAGCCGCCGCGCAAGGCCGCTGGCCTGCCATCCATGCCGCGCTAGGCATCCCCGCCGACCTGCTGGACAAACGCAGACACCGTCCCTGCCCCCATTGCGGAGGCAAAGACCGCTACCGCTACACAGACTACCAAGACGGCGGCGGCTACATCTGCAACCAATGCACCCCCGAAGGCGGCAGCGGCTTTGATTTACTCATGCTGGTGTATGGCTGGACATTTGCCGAAGCCGCCCGCTAA
- the secG gene encoding preprotein translocase subunit SecG, translating into MEAFKTLIMILNGFAGLAIILLVLMQHGKGADAGASFASGSGSAQGVFGSAGSGNFLSRSTYIAATVFFATCLALTYIYSHSGKGKLDFSNVQQSAPVKTQPAAPAGNGEVK; encoded by the coding sequence ATGGAAGCATTTAAAACCCTGATTATGATTTTGAACGGTTTCGCCGGATTAGCCATCATCCTGCTCGTTCTCATGCAGCACGGAAAAGGTGCGGACGCAGGTGCTTCCTTTGCCAGCGGCAGCGGCAGCGCGCAAGGCGTATTCGGCTCGGCAGGCAGCGGCAACTTCCTCAGCCGCAGCACCTATATCGCCGCAACCGTATTTTTCGCCACTTGCCTCGCTCTGACCTATATATACAGCCATTCGGGCAAAGGCAAGCTGGATTTCAGCAACGTACAGCAAAGTGCACCCGTAAAAACACAGCCTGCCGCACCTGCCGGAAACGGCGAAGTGAAGTAA
- a CDS encoding DUF4198 domain-containing protein yields MKKSLLAVLLCAAAVAQAHEVWVNAPAELSSADVLNAELAYSHDFPHAEKIAADREHIFVPLTLTNAKGTTTAMKRQGENYQYTAGRLKKGSYIVGAMYKPTFWSKDAAGKWEQKSLAERPEAVSCEQSRMFGKSIVIVDGAVDQAAISRPIGQTLEIVPLANPNAAKPSELFPVQILYQGEPLSGATVTATADTIVVRDMEAAHDHREPQAFSGKTDKQGKVNILPLVEGLWKVKVVHKTPFGDSKVCGESAAYSTLIVPVGSERANTGAHHHHHHH; encoded by the coding sequence ATGAAAAAATCCCTCCTTGCCGTGCTGTTGTGCGCCGCCGCCGTTGCGCAGGCGCATGAAGTTTGGGTGAACGCGCCCGCCGAGTTGTCGTCCGCCGACGTTTTGAATGCCGAGCTGGCGTACAGCCACGATTTTCCCCATGCCGAAAAAATCGCCGCCGACCGCGAACATATTTTCGTGCCGCTGACGCTGACCAACGCCAAGGGCACGACCACGGCGATGAAGCGGCAGGGCGAAAACTACCAGTACACCGCAGGCCGTCTGAAAAAAGGCAGCTACATCGTCGGCGCAATGTACAAGCCGACCTTCTGGTCGAAAGACGCGGCGGGCAAATGGGAGCAGAAAAGCCTGGCCGAGCGGCCGGAGGCGGTTTCGTGCGAGCAAAGCCGCATGTTCGGCAAAAGCATTGTGATTGTGGATGGCGCGGTTGATCAGGCCGCCATCAGCCGCCCGATCGGCCAAACCCTTGAAATCGTGCCGCTGGCCAATCCGAACGCGGCCAAACCCAGCGAGCTGTTCCCCGTGCAGATTCTCTATCAGGGCGAGCCGCTTTCCGGCGCGACGGTTACCGCCACCGCCGACACCATTGTCGTGCGCGATATGGAAGCGGCGCACGACCACCGCGAGCCGCAGGCGTTCTCGGGCAAAACCGACAAGCAGGGCAAAGTCAATATCCTGCCGCTGGTTGAGGGGCTGTGGAAAGTGAAAGTGGTGCACAAAACCCCGTTCGGCGACAGCAAGGTTTGCGGCGAATCGGCGGCTTATTCCACGCTGATCGTGCCCGTCGGCAGCGAACGCGCCAACACTGGGGCGCACCACCACCATCACCACCATTAA
- a CDS encoding DUF927 domain-containing protein — MSAANDPLAHFEPVADRPYYDCTRSGVYYCHIETDKDGGIIEKPPLRLSDQIELIGRGIDAGGHYYRIIQWRDTLTRQSKTAALSCADIGTPPSWQRLQGWGITVMSGRRKRELLADYLQTDGQTTPYTVTDKAGWHGGGYILPNGETIVSDKEHIIYNGDPAPAYTQSGSLADWQREIAARAAGNSRLLLAIGTALAAPLLHLFGEANGGFHIYGDSSDGKTTAALVGLSVYGTPAALKLAWRGTDLGFSNAALARNDGLLVLDEIGEAHPKTVSKTAYSVINGKSKIQGAKEGGNRPAQEWRILLFSTGEYALQAYMERAGETWEAGQAVRLPSIRAAARYGIFDTLHGHPNGAALADHLQQAARQYHGTAIRAWIAKLQTLPADTIRAAFEAFLAALPEMDGQAARVARRFALAAAALELAADITALPAGVGMAGIKQCFDEWHADNGSGKHEDHQIIRNMAAFMQQHAHGLRFADWRDEYTNRDHAGYRKDNGQGEKAEYWIIPVIFEDEIMKGRDKNKACAVLHGIGWMMKAADGRWKCKKYGKGRFYVLLGAEPPEAE, encoded by the coding sequence ATGAGCGCAGCAAACGACCCGTTAGCCCACTTTGAACCCGTGGCCGACCGCCCCTACTACGACTGCACCCGCAGCGGCGTTTACTACTGCCACATTGAAACCGACAAAGACGGCGGCATCATCGAAAAACCGCCCCTGCGCCTGTCCGACCAAATCGAACTAATCGGGCGGGGCATCGACGCGGGCGGCCACTACTACCGCATCATCCAATGGCGGGACACCCTCACCCGCCAAAGCAAAACCGCCGCGCTATCCTGCGCCGACATCGGCACACCGCCAAGCTGGCAGCGTCTGCAAGGATGGGGCATAACCGTCATGAGCGGACGGCGCAAACGCGAACTGCTGGCCGACTACCTGCAAACAGACGGCCAAACCACCCCATACACCGTAACCGATAAAGCAGGCTGGCACGGCGGCGGCTACATCCTGCCCAACGGCGAAACCATCGTTTCAGACAAAGAACACATCATCTACAACGGCGACCCCGCCCCCGCCTACACCCAAAGCGGCAGCCTTGCCGACTGGCAGCGCGAAATAGCCGCCCGCGCCGCCGGTAATTCCCGCTTGCTGCTGGCAATCGGCACGGCACTGGCCGCCCCGCTGCTGCACCTGTTCGGCGAAGCAAACGGCGGCTTCCACATCTACGGCGACTCATCCGACGGCAAAACCACCGCCGCCCTTGTCGGCCTGTCCGTCTACGGCACGCCCGCCGCCCTCAAACTCGCATGGCGCGGCACGGATTTAGGCTTTTCCAATGCCGCCCTTGCCCGCAACGACGGTTTGCTTGTTCTCGACGAAATCGGCGAAGCCCACCCCAAAACCGTAAGCAAAACCGCCTATTCCGTCATCAACGGCAAATCCAAGATTCAGGGCGCGAAAGAGGGCGGCAACCGCCCCGCCCAAGAATGGCGCATCCTGCTGTTCTCAACCGGCGAATACGCCCTGCAAGCCTACATGGAACGGGCGGGCGAAACATGGGAAGCAGGGCAGGCCGTGCGCCTTCCCAGCATCCGCGCCGCCGCCCGCTACGGCATCTTCGACACCCTGCACGGCCACCCCAACGGCGCAGCCCTTGCCGACCACCTGCAACAGGCCGCCCGGCAATACCACGGCACGGCCATCCGCGCATGGATAGCCAAACTGCAAACCCTGCCCGCCGACACCATCCGCGCCGCCTTTGAAGCATTCCTTGCCGCCCTGCCCGAGATGGACGGCCAAGCCGCCCGCGTCGCCCGCCGCTTCGCCCTTGCCGCCGCCGCGCTGGAACTGGCCGCCGACATAACCGCCCTGCCTGCCGGTGTCGGCATGGCCGGTATCAAGCAATGCTTTGACGAATGGCACGCCGACAACGGCAGCGGCAAACATGAAGACCACCAAATCATCCGCAACATGGCCGCCTTCATGCAGCAACACGCCCACGGCCTGCGCTTTGCCGACTGGCGCGACGAATACACCAACCGCGACCATGCAGGCTACCGCAAAGACAACGGGCAGGGCGAAAAGGCCGAATACTGGATAATCCCCGTCATTTTCGAGGACGAAATCATGAAGGGCAGAGACAAAAACAAAGCCTGCGCCGTCTTGCACGGCATCGGCTGGATGATGAAAGCGGCGGATGGCCGCTGGAAATGCAAGAAATACGGCAAAGGCCGCTTTTATGTACTACTCGGCGCAGAGCCGCCCGAAGCCGAATAA
- a CDS encoding Mor transcription activator family protein, protein MKLPKLTPENLPTVRPYLPDTFLQLETVAGTQTALLLVSEHGGEQYPVAKGATKQGRRRTARIAALIGEAAALRLAAAYGQQRNIAIPACRKAREVLRNREIRAAYDMAEGSGMTPAALARRYGLSQRAIFNILKRSE, encoded by the coding sequence ATGAAACTGCCCAAACTCACCCCCGAAAACCTGCCGACTGTCCGCCCCTACCTGCCCGATACCTTCCTGCAACTGGAAACCGTGGCCGGTACGCAAACCGCCCTACTGCTGGTGTCCGAGCATGGCGGGGAACAATACCCCGTTGCCAAAGGCGCAACGAAACAGGGCAGGCGGCGCACCGCCCGTATTGCCGCCCTTATCGGCGAAGCCGCCGCCCTGCGCCTTGCCGCCGCCTACGGACAACAGCGCAACATTGCCATACCGGCCTGCCGCAAGGCGCGGGAAGTGCTGCGCAACCGCGAAATCCGCGCCGCCTACGATATGGCGGAAGGTTCGGGCATGACCCCCGCCGCCCTTGCCCGCCGCTACGGATTGAGCCAACGGGCAATCTTCAACATCCTCAAACGCAGCGAATGA
- the tpiA gene encoding triose-phosphate isomerase yields the protein MWNKKWVVGNWKMNGRLHENDTLLSEILALPPQPNVCIGIAPPAVYLQQVRNATQNAPHNTILPCAQDLSRFPGTGAYTGEISAAMLKDAGAQAVLVGHSERSLYFNETNDERRQKIENALAAGLIPLLCVGENLQERENGDEKTTVARQLSVLKGLQTDTFAIAYEPVWAIGTGKVANKEQIAQMHHFIYNEVLSFGNSGANIRILYGGSVNETNAAEIFSAAHVDGALVGGASLSGKQFSAIIRAAEQA from the coding sequence ATGTGGAACAAAAAATGGGTGGTCGGCAACTGGAAAATGAACGGCCGCCTGCACGAAAACGACACCCTGCTGTCCGAAATCCTCGCCCTGCCGCCGCAGCCGAACGTCTGCATCGGCATCGCTCCGCCCGCCGTCTACCTGCAACAGGTGCGAAACGCAACGCAAAACGCCCCACACAACACCATCCTCCCCTGCGCCCAAGACCTCAGCCGCTTCCCCGGAACAGGCGCATACACCGGCGAAATCTCGGCCGCCATGCTCAAAGACGCAGGCGCGCAAGCCGTCCTCGTCGGCCACTCCGAACGCAGCCTGTATTTCAATGAAACCAACGACGAGCGCAGACAAAAAATCGAAAACGCTCTCGCTGCCGGATTAATCCCCCTGCTGTGCGTCGGCGAAAACCTGCAAGAGCGCGAAAACGGCGACGAAAAAACTACCGTTGCCCGCCAGTTGTCGGTATTGAAAGGTCTGCAAACCGACACATTCGCCATCGCCTACGAACCCGTGTGGGCAATCGGCACAGGAAAAGTCGCCAATAAAGAACAAATTGCGCAAATGCACCATTTTATTTACAACGAAGTCTTGTCATTCGGAAACAGCGGTGCTAATATCCGCATTCTTTACGGGGGCAGCGTCAACGAAACAAACGCAGCGGAAATCTTCTCCGCAGCCCATGTAGACGGAGCCTTGGTAGGCGGAGCGTCGCTTTCGGGCAAACAGTTTTCCGCCATCATCCGAGCCGCAGAACAAGCCTGA
- a CDS encoding helix-turn-helix domain-containing protein, which translates to MKNARNTGKGISGAAQKASRHCNPFRPNSQNAEILAILQSGQSLTHYEAAQMGIMAFTARINEIRAAGFPVVCTMTAHENKHGKTVKRGVFTLA; encoded by the coding sequence ATGAAAAACGCCCGAAACACCGGTAAAGGCATTTCAGGCGCGGCACAGAAAGCGAGCCGCCATTGTAACCCTTTCCGCCCCAACAGCCAAAACGCGGAAATCCTTGCCATCCTGCAAAGCGGGCAGAGCCTTACCCATTACGAAGCCGCACAGATGGGCATCATGGCCTTTACCGCCCGCATCAACGAAATCAGGGCGGCGGGCTTCCCCGTTGTCTGCACCATGACCGCCCATGAGAACAAGCACGGCAAAACCGTCAAGCGCGGAGTATTCACGCTGGCATAA
- a CDS encoding DUF7146 domain-containing protein → MAALLGMSPSENPPAARQPESPEPKPDKQPELIRLFNAAAPIDGTPAALYLKGRGLSPELFDACPDLRYCPALPYWITRCADNRPACIGSCPAMLAAIRTPDGTLQGLHKTYLQTDGRKFAGIHPDTGDPLPAKKMAARYGGALHGAAVHLYPPDFQGRIIAAEGIETALAAWQLFQTPAIAALSAHGLQNLQWPHGTETLLIAADNDHSQTGRKAAEALTRRAARAGIGGGIWQPETAGFDALDELNRRQAATNAPKPPV, encoded by the coding sequence GTGGCCGCCTTGCTTGGCATGAGTCCGTCTGAAAACCCGCCCGCCGCAAGGCAGCCTGAAAGCCCCGAGCCGAAACCCGACAAACAGCCCGAACTAATCCGCCTTTTCAACGCCGCCGCCCCGATAGACGGCACGCCCGCCGCCCTGTACCTCAAAGGGCGCGGCCTTTCGCCCGAACTGTTCGACGCCTGCCCCGATTTGCGCTACTGCCCCGCCTTGCCCTACTGGATAACCCGCTGCGCCGACAACCGCCCCGCCTGCATCGGCAGCTGCCCCGCCATGCTGGCCGCCATCCGCACCCCCGACGGCACATTGCAGGGCTTGCACAAAACCTACCTGCAAACAGACGGGCGCAAGTTCGCAGGCATCCACCCCGACACGGGCGACCCCCTGCCCGCCAAGAAAATGGCCGCCCGCTACGGCGGAGCATTGCACGGCGCGGCGGTACACCTTTACCCGCCCGATTTTCAAGGCCGCATCATCGCAGCGGAGGGCATAGAAACCGCCCTTGCCGCATGGCAGCTGTTCCAAACACCGGCCATAGCCGCCCTGTCCGCCCACGGCCTGCAAAACCTGCAATGGCCGCACGGCACGGAAACCCTGCTAATCGCCGCCGACAACGACCATAGTCAAACAGGCCGCAAGGCCGCCGAAGCCCTCACCCGCCGCGCTGCCCGCGCAGGCATAGGCGGCGGCATCTGGCAGCCTGAAACAGCGGGCTTTGACGCACTGGACGAACTGAACAGGCGGCAGGCCGCTACAAACGCCCCAAAACCGCCCGTATAG
- a CDS encoding tyrosine-type recombinase/integrase, with amino-acid sequence MPLNDRQIRNAKPAAKPYKLADGGGLYLAVTPAGGKSWRLKYRIDGKEKLLTIGKYPAVSLLEARQAAEQARAGLARGADPAAAKQQAKAQRQAALQNTFENIARRWYADNRHRWKPNHAARLLAYLEKDVFPAISGEPIDAIRVNDIKSLLADVLARGAINTAEKIRDWIGAVFDYAAMLEITDRNPARALKGFLPKRATEHMPALPREELTEFYRRLTAADIKRQNKIALLLIMLVFVRNTELRGGRWAEIDYEARLWTIPAERMKRPRVHTVPLAAWPLELLRELHTLTGNTPYLFPSRTNAEGYISDATLTRIIERMGYKGIATIHGFRSLASSVLNEQGFNRDAIERQLAHVEENRIRAAYNRADYMAERREMMDWYADFLRRHYQAAMTDTR; translated from the coding sequence ATGCCGCTAAACGACCGCCAAATCAGAAACGCCAAGCCTGCCGCCAAGCCCTACAAGCTGGCCGACGGCGGCGGGCTGTATTTGGCCGTTACCCCCGCAGGCGGGAAATCGTGGCGGCTGAAATACCGTATCGACGGGAAAGAAAAGCTGCTGACTATCGGCAAATATCCCGCCGTTTCCCTGCTGGAAGCCCGCCAAGCCGCCGAACAGGCGCGGGCAGGCTTGGCAAGGGGCGCAGACCCCGCCGCCGCCAAGCAACAGGCCAAAGCACAGCGGCAGGCCGCACTGCAAAACACGTTTGAGAACATCGCCCGCCGCTGGTATGCCGACAACCGACACCGCTGGAAGCCCAACCACGCCGCCCGCCTGCTGGCCTATTTGGAAAAGGACGTTTTCCCCGCCATCAGCGGCGAGCCGATAGACGCAATCAGGGTAAACGACATCAAAAGCCTGTTAGCCGACGTTTTGGCACGGGGAGCAATCAACACGGCGGAAAAAATCCGCGATTGGATAGGGGCGGTTTTCGACTATGCGGCCATGCTGGAAATCACAGACCGCAACCCCGCCCGCGCCCTGAAAGGCTTTCTGCCCAAGCGTGCAACCGAACATATGCCCGCCCTGCCACGCGAAGAACTGACCGAGTTTTACCGCCGCTTGACCGCCGCCGACATCAAGCGGCAGAACAAAATAGCCCTGCTGCTGATTATGCTGGTATTTGTGCGCAATACCGAACTGCGCGGCGGCAGATGGGCGGAAATTGATTATGAAGCCCGCCTTTGGACAATCCCCGCCGAACGGATGAAACGCCCGCGCGTGCATACCGTGCCGCTGGCCGCCTGGCCGCTGGAACTGCTGCGCGAACTGCACACCCTCACCGGCAACACGCCCTATCTGTTTCCGAGCCGCACCAACGCGGAAGGCTACATATCCGACGCAACATTAACGCGCATCATCGAGCGGATGGGCTACAAAGGCATTGCCACAATCCACGGCTTCCGCAGCTTGGCAAGCAGCGTATTGAACGAACAGGGATTCAATCGGGACGCCATCGAACGGCAGCTTGCCCATGTAGAGGAAAACAGAATCAGGGCGGCATACAACCGCGCCGACTACATGGCCGAGCGGCGAGAAATGATGGACTGGTACGCCGACTTTCTGCGGCGGCACTATCAGGCCGCCATGACGGACACCCGATAA
- a CDS encoding helix-turn-helix transcriptional regulator: protein MQTIPSFIDANGLAQAFSVSVSTIWNWNNPKSRHYRPNFPKPVKVSANATRWPADEVAAYMADLAAAREAAQ from the coding sequence ATGCAAACCATACCGAGCTTTATCGACGCCAACGGCCTTGCGCAGGCTTTCAGCGTTTCCGTATCGACAATTTGGAACTGGAACAACCCCAAAAGCCGCCACTACCGCCCAAACTTTCCCAAGCCCGTCAAAGTATCCGCCAACGCTACCCGCTGGCCTGCCGACGAAGTGGCCGCCTACATGGCCGATTTAGCCGCAGCACGGGAGGCCGCCCAATGA
- a CDS encoding lipid A biosynthesis lauroyl acyltransferase produces MKILFALLYLIQLLPFSLIQKTGAALGLAAYWLAAPRRRIGRVNLEKCFPEWDADKREAVLKAHFKQMGILVAEYGLYWYGDAGRLKKLVRYRDKHYLDDALAAGEKVILLYPHFTAFELAVYALNQDVPLVSMYSHQKNAALDAQILKGRHRYNNVFLIGRTEGLRAIIKELKKSSAPFLYLPDQDFGRKDSVFVNFFGIQTATIAGLSRIAALTSAKVIPAIPTRQADGTVELRFYPAWENFPTDNAQADAQRMNDFIEARVREQPEQYYWLHKRFKTRPEGEAGFY; encoded by the coding sequence ATGAAGATTCTGTTTGCCCTTTTGTATCTGATACAGCTTCTGCCGTTTTCCCTAATCCAGAAAACGGGTGCCGCGCTGGGGCTGGCCGCCTATTGGCTGGCCGCGCCGCGCCGCCGCATCGGACGCGTCAATCTGGAAAAATGCTTTCCCGAATGGGATGCAGACAAACGCGAAGCGGTGCTCAAAGCACATTTCAAACAGATGGGCATACTGGTGGCCGAATACGGCCTGTATTGGTACGGCGATGCAGGCCGTCTGAAAAAGCTGGTGCGCTACCGCGACAAACATTATCTCGACGACGCGCTCGCGGCGGGCGAAAAAGTTATCCTGCTCTACCCGCATTTCACCGCCTTCGAGTTGGCCGTGTACGCGCTCAACCAGGATGTGCCGCTGGTGAGCATGTACTCCCACCAGAAAAACGCAGCGCTCGACGCGCAAATCCTCAAAGGCCGCCACCGCTACAACAATGTCTTCCTCATCGGCCGCACCGAAGGGTTGCGCGCCATCATCAAAGAACTGAAAAAAAGCAGTGCGCCCTTCCTCTACCTGCCCGACCAGGATTTCGGCCGCAAAGATTCCGTGTTCGTAAACTTTTTCGGCATTCAGACGGCCACCATCGCCGGACTCAGCCGCATCGCCGCCCTCACCAGTGCGAAAGTCATCCCCGCCATCCCCACGCGGCAGGCCGACGGCACGGTCGAGTTGCGTTTCTACCCCGCCTGGGAAAACTTCCCCACCGACAACGCGCAAGCCGACGCGCAGCGCATGAACGACTTCATCGAAGCGCGCGTGCGCGAGCAGCCCGAACAATACTACTGGCTGCACAAACGCTTCAAAACCCGCCCCGAAGGAGAAGCGGGGTTTTACTGA